A region of the Pseudoprevotella muciniphila genome:
CGTCAAAAGCATTTCAAAATCGTATGGCGTACCGGGGCTCCGACTCGGATTTCTTGCCTCTGCCGACACCGACCTCATTCAAAGGATGAAAAAAGATGTCGCGATATGGAACATCAATTCCTTTGCAGAATTCTACATGCAGATCTTTGGAAAATACACCATGGACTATGATGCTGCATGCAGGAAATTCATCTCAGAACGCTGCCGTTTCAGAGAAAGGTTGGAAAAAGTGCCATTCATCAGAGTTCTGCCTTCTCAAGCAAATTATTTTCTCATAGAAATAACGGAGAAATATACTTCAACCCAACTGACACAAATCCTGCTCGAAAAATATGACATCCTGGTGAAGGACGGCAAGTCGAAAAAGTCACTACAGAACAGAAATTTTATAAGAATAGCCATCAGAGACAGTAAAGACAATGACAAACTTGTTGATGCCTTGATGGAGTTATAAGCGTTGAACAATCTTGTAATTATGGAAACAAAAATTTCAATTATAAATCATAGCGATATTTTGGAACTAAAAATCTCGCCTTTGAGATGTTTGCAATGGGTAGAAGAGTCTTTCAGAAGGAAATACGAATCTCAAATACCTCCCAAAATAAGTTTACATCCAAGAGAGTGGGATTTCTTTAATACAATGCCATGTCTTTTGCCTAACGATATTGATAGGTTTTCTGTTAAAGTCGTAAACAGGATAGAGGGCGAAATACCGTCTTTAAAAAGTCAAATTCTGCTTTACGAGTGCAGCACAGGAAATTTATTGGCAGTTCTGGAGAGTTCTTGGATTACTACCATGCGTACGGGAGCGGTCGCTGCTTTAAGTAGTAGATTGTTTGAAAAATCAGATGCAAGTGTTTATGGGTTTGTTGGTCTTGGAAACACAGCAAGAGCAACAGCGTTGTGCTTGTTGTCTGAAAAAGATTCAAAAACTGTAACATTCAAATTATTAAAATATAAAGACCAGGCGGAGAGTTTTATAGAAAGATTTTCAGAATATAGCAATATTAACTTTGAAATTGTAGATAGTGCAGAGGAAGTTGTGGCCACGAGTGATGTTGTTTTTTCTTCAATTACTTCTGCAAATGGCCTGTTGTGTCCGAATGATGCTTATTTCAAGCCAGGCGTTCTGATAGTTCCAATTCATACCAGGGGATTTCAAAATTGTGATTTGTTTTTTGACAAAATTTATGCAGATGACGAAGGACACGTAAAAGGATTTAAGTATTTTTCAAAATTTCTGAATTTCAATGAGTTGAGTAGAGTTCTATTGGGAGAAGCCAAAGGAAGAGAAAATGACGAAGAAAGGATTTTATCATACAATATAGGGTTAGGGATGCATGATGGTTGGTTTGCAACGCATATTTATGACATGATTGGGAAGCAAGCCCCAACCTTCAAAATGGAAAAAATAGAGAATAAATTCTGGATATAGGCTTGAGTTTATAAACTCAAATCGTGTGTAAAAAAGACGGAGTGTCCCACTCGTTTCTCTTCAGGAGGTAATTGCATATAGTCTCCAAAGAGGTCTTTCAGATAGGTGTCATTATCATTGGGACACATAAGAGATATCCCTTCAAACTCTATCTCTTTCAAGGGGAAAATGGTTTCCTTTAGGTGCATATTACCGAACCAGCTGCAAGAAGGGATAAATCCGTATTTATCGCCTTTCCCGAAAAATTTGTAAGATAGATTCCAGCATAGTTTGAAGTATAGTTTGCGGAAGCCGAAGTAGAAGAATTCGGCTGTGCTGCGCATGGAGTAGTCATGCTTTCTGTTGAGAATAAAATATGCCTTGTTGTATTCCCTGGCAAACTTCCTGATGCGTTTAGGTGAGATGGCAGGATAGTCTGTCGTGGGAAAGATGTCAACAAAGAGCCCTTTGTGGTATGGTTGCTGAAAATCATAGTCGGGTTCTACGATGAAAGAATTGTTGTCGCGCACCTTGACGTAGGTAATGTTGTACGTGGGATCAGTTTCTTTGTTCTGAACAAAAAGATGGTTGGGCAGTTCTTTTTTTGCCGCTTCTACAAACCGGGGGATGTCTTCCAGAGGTATGCAGATGTCCACGTCGTCGTCCCAGGGAATGAAGCCGCCGTGACGCACAGCACCTAACAGTGTTCCGCTGTCTAACCAGTAAGGAATGTCGTTGTTCCGGCAAACCTGATCGATGGCTTTAAGTATTTCCAATTCTTTCAGTTGTGCAGCGCGAAGGTGGTTTTTGTTATGTTGTTTTAGTGCTGTATTCATTGGGGGAAATTTAGATTTCTGTTTTTAGCAAAACTCTTATCTCAAATCTTCCGGATAAGTAATTTTTCTGTTGCGTTCTTCGCCTTCCACGAGTGCTATTTCTACGTCGGGTCTGTAGCGGAAGACAACGGTGCAGTCGTCGGTGGCTTTGAAGTTGTGGTCGGACAGGGCGCGTTGATAGGCGTCGTTGATGATATCGTAGGTGAAGCCTTGTGGTGTTTGCACGCGGCGCAGGGTGCTGCGGTCGGGTGCTGCGGTCATTTTTGTGCCGTCAGCCACTATGATAGTATCGGGCGTGGGGATGGTCACATTTACCGCGTCGTGTGTCTGAAGAGCATGGCAAACATCGTTGATGATGTGTTGGGAAACGAAAGGACGTGCAGCATCGTGAAAAAGAACTTTTATGTTACACCATTTTTCTCCGGTTTCATCGCAGATTTTCTCGCAAAACCGTATGCCGTTTACCGAAGAGTCATAGCGCTCCTTTCCCCCTGCTACTATGCCTGCCACTTTCTGCCATAGTGGATTTTTATTAATAATGGCTTGTGTATCGTCTATGAAGTCGGGATGCGAAACAATGCAAATCTTGTCGATGAAACCGTTGTTTTCGAAAGCATCAATACTGTGTTCGAGAATGGTTCTGCCTTCTATCTCCAGAAACTGCTTCGGACGTTCTCCGCCCACGCGTTTCCCGCTTCCGCCAGCCAGAATGATTGCTATGTACATATCGGTTTCGTTTTCCTTGATTTGAAGAATCTAACAACTCATGATAACGATAATTTGGGCGATGATAACGCGCAGGAACATGGCGAGGGGATACACCGTGGCGTATGCTATGCTTGCCTTGTCGCCCTTTGTCGTATCGTTCACATAACTCAGTGCTATAGGGTTTGCCATCGCACCGCAGAGCATACCTGCCGTTGTGGCATAGTTGCGCTTTGAGAAACGAACGCCCACGAATGCAAATATCCATATCGGCACGAAGGTGATGAGGAGTGCTATAAGCACCCAGAACAGAGCCTGTGGTTGCATTACAACGCTGAGGAAATCGCGTCCGGCATCGAGCCCGAGGCAACCGAGATACATCGACAGCCCCAGTGAGCGCAGAATGAGGTTGGCGCTCGAGGTGGTGTATGTTACCATGTGGATACGCGGTCCGAAAGCACCTATCAGGATGCCCATGACGATGGGACCGCCGGCGAGTCCGAGTCTTACGGGATAACTCATGCCGGGGAAGAGTGGCACACAACCAAGCAACAGACCCAGAACGATACCGATGAAGATAGCCACCATATTGGGCTCATCGAGGGTTTTAACCGTATTGCCCAATTCTGCCGAAACGCGCTTGATGGCATCTTTCTGACCCACTACGGTCAGGCGGTCGCCAACACGAAGAATCAGTCCCGGCCGTGCCACCAGTTGTATGTCGCCGCGCTTCACACGGCTCACGTTCACACCATAGCGTGTGCGAAGGTTGAGCGAAGAGAGTTTCTTGCCGTTGATGTTGGGTTTGGTAATCAAGATGCGCTCAGAGATGAGGTGGCTGTCGATGGCATTCCAGTCGATATCGTTTTTGTTCCAGTCGGTAGTGTCTCTTTTGCCAAAGAAGACGGTGAGGCTCTTGAGTTCGTTCTCTTGTGTAATGAGGAGCAATCGATCGCCTTCCTGGAGCACGGTGTCATTCTGCGGCAGAAGCACCTTGCCTTCACGCCACAGACGCGTCACGGTGAAGAGGTTGTTGTCCATTTGTGCCACTTCGGCTATTGTCAGACCGAAGATGGCTGGATTGAGCACTTCGAAAGAGGCAATGAACGCCTCGTCTTCTGCATCGTTCTTCGTCTGTTCCGGTTCGATTCTTTTGAGTGGGCGCTGTGCAAGCATCAGTGCGAAAATCACGCCTATCAACCCCAGAGGATAGGTCACAGCGCAAGCCAGTGCCGCAGTGGAGGCATCGGCATTCAGTCCGAGGTGTTTCAGTGCCTGCTGCGCCGCACCGAGGGCGGGTGTGTTTGTCGTAGCACCGCAGAGGATGCCCATCATCTCGCTCAGGCTGAAATGCCCGGTCCAGAAGAAGGTCATTGCCATGAGTGTGCCCACAGCCACCACACCGAATGAAAGCATGTTCAACTGAGTGCCACCCTTACGGAAAGCGGAGAAAAAGCCTGGTCCCACTTGCAAGCCGAGCGCATATACGAAAATGACCAAGCCGAAACTCTCGGCATAGTCGAGCATGTTAGGATCTATGAGGGGTTTGTCGGGTACAAAATAATTACCCAAGGCGCCTGCGAGGATTCCGATGAAAAAGACGTATGTAACCCCAAGGCTGATGCCGCGTAAGCGCAGTTTGGCAAGCAAGAGTCCAATGGCACAAATCAGGCAGATGATGATGACTGCCTGAATGGCTGAGTGCGATAACAAGGTTTGGCTGAACCAATCCATATATCTTATGATATTACTATAGCGTGTGCAAAGTTAATGTATATTTCTGAACACTTACTTCTGTTGAGGAATATTTTCGCTCAAGTCTTTGTAAACCGTTTGCAGATAGGCGCGTATGCGCTGCATGCGATTCTCTTGTGTGGCAGACGTGTTGAGCAAGACGCGTTTGGCACTTGTGTCGTAAACCGTGGTGCCATCAGGCGCAACACAGCCTATGCCGCTCGCCCATGTGAAGAATGCACAGGGTTGGTACTTCTCGCTCATGATGTTGCGGCTGAAGCGGAAATCTTCATGTGGTAAGCGCAGTTGGCTGAGCAGTGTGGCAGCCATGTCGCTCTGGTTGCAAATCTTGTCGATGACAGTATGACCCTTTACAGCACCACCAATCCACAGCATAGGAATGCGATGTTTTTCTGGCATGTCTTCTGTCATGCCGGACGGATACAGAATGCCATGGTCGGGGAGGATGACAACGACGGTGTTCTGCCATTGCGGAGTCTGCCGGAAGCGGTCTATAAATTTCCCTATGCAGTCGTCGAGGTATGCCATGCCGTTTGCCATCTTGTCGTCAGGAATGCGGTCGTACGGCACACCCCACGGCTCGTGGCTTGCCAGCGTCAGCATACTGATGTGCCAGGGTAAGGTTTGTGGTTGGCGAACAATGTGCTGATAGAGCGTATCGAATACTATATTGTCGGTAACGCCCCAAGCATGTGTGCGGCGCACAGAAAGTGGAAAGTCTTCTTCACCCATCGTGTGCTGATAACCTGTCTGGAGCAGGTAGCCCTTCATGTTGGTGAAGTTGATGTCGCCGCCATAGACGAAGTCCGTATTGTAGCCTGCGTCGCGCAATGTTTTAGCAATGCCGGGGAGCACATTCACTTTCGACTGTACACGCATCACGCTCACTGTGGGTGCTCCGGCATGTCCGCTCAAAGTGCTTACCATACCGCGGTCGGTGCGGTAGGAGTTGGCATAGCAATTAGTGAACCACACACCTTCTTGTGACAGACGGTCTATGTTAGGGGTTACACCTGCCTTCCCACCGAGAGAATCAACGAACTGTGCGCCCATACCCTCCATCAGGATGATGAGCACATTGGGGCGGTCGGTATTCAGAAGGTTGGCTGCGGTAGTGGTGTCTGAAGAATTGAATCCCATTCCATCGAAGATTTTTGCACGCTCGCCTTCTTCAAAGAATTGGAAATGCTTGGAAAAATTTTCACTCTTGCTGATGCTTGAGATAAGGCTGAACACAGGATTCACGGCAGCGTGGTTGCTCTTCGTGTCGTTGCAGTAATATGCCATGCCCACATTGGCGGTGCTGCGCCCCACACCTCCACGGATACCAAGGAATATCAAACCGCCGACAAGGATGAGAACAACGGTATCTGCCACACGGTGTTTCGACACCCTGACGGGTATGCTGATGGGTATGCTCCAAATGAGCAGCGATACAACCAAGAACATCATCCATAGCGCTATGCCCATGAGAATGGTGCCTGGCGTCACGCTGTTCGTAATACCTTCCGGCTGGCCCAGGTAGTTGAAGATGGTGGCATCTATTTTGAAAAGCCAGTAAGGGTAGAGCATTGTGTCGCCAACGATGATGGCAGAAGTGAGCAGGGCTATGATGACGAGATAAACGAAGAGTATCCATTTCCGCAAACGCGGATAACTCTTGCCAATCCATACCGTTATAAGCAGGAAGAGCCAGATGGGGAGCAGGATGTAGCCTGTTGTTGCCACATCGAGCCAAAAACCATGTAGCCATGCCTCACTGCCCTTGCGGAGTGCTTCGTGCCAGTCTAAGCCGAGTCCCTGCCACGCAAAGAGTAATTTGCCTATATAGAAAACCACGAGAGTGGTCAGAAAAAAGGCGGCAAGCATCATCAGTCGGGAGACGGAAACTTTCTTTACAACTGAAAGCATCCTTAAGAACCATTCTTTGATGGGAACAGATTTCATAATAACATCTAACCTTTTAGTGCTTTTAGAGTTGCTGCATGTCGTTGAGCCGCTTGTAATAGCCATCCTTGGCAATGAGTGCTTCATGGGTGCCCCGTTCCACGATGCGACCCTCATGGAGTACGCAAATCTCGTTGGCATTCTTGATGGTAGAGAGACGGTGGGCAATGGCTATCGTGGTGCGTGTTTTCATGAGGTGGTTCAGGGCGTCCTGAACGAGACGTTCGCTTTCTGTGTCGAGGGCACTCGTGGCTTCGTCGAGGATGAGTATGTCGGGATTCTTCAGTATGGCGCGCGCTATGCTTATGCGTTGCCGCTGTCCACCGGAAAGGCGGCATCCGCGGTCGCCAACGTTTGTGTTGTAGCCGTCTTCGCTCTCCATGATGAAGTCGTGGGCATTAGCCACCTTTGCCGCCTCAACAACTTGTTCCATCGTGGCATTTTCCACACCGAATGTGATGTTGTTGTAGAAAGAGTCGTTGAAGAGGATGGCTTCTTGGTTCACATTGCCGATGATGCTCCGCAGACTCGCTATTTTCAAGCCTTTCACATTCTTGCCATCAACAAGTATCTCGCCCGAAACAACGTCGTGGTAGCGCGGCAGGAGGTCAACGAGTGTAGATTTTCCGCTACCCGACTGTCCCACGAGGGCAATGGTCTCGCCACGCTTCACGGTCAGATTCACATCGCTCAGGACAGGAGTCTTGCCATTGTACGAGAAACTCACATTGCGAAATTCTATCTTGTCGTGCAAACCGTCAATATCCTCTGCTTCGGGCACCTCTTTGATGGGATTTTCAGTGTATAGAATCTTGTTGACGCGTTCCATGCTCGCCATACCTTTAGGTATGTTGTACGAGGCGCGTGAGAAGTCTTTCAGCGGTTGGATGATGCTGTAGAGGATGACCATATAGAAAATGAATGTAGGTGCATCGATGATTTTCGAACCGCTGAATATCAGTGTGCCGCCGTACCAAAGGACTATGACGATGAGCACTGTGCCCAGAAACTCGCTTACGGGATGCGCTGAAACCTGGCGTATCTGTACGCGGCTCATTTGTCGGCGATAGTCGTCGGTAACGTCATTGAAACGGTCTTCCATCTTCTTCTCGGCTGTGAATGCCTTGATGATGCGCATGCCGCCAAGCGTTTCTTCAAGTTGCGACATGGTTTCACTCCATTTTGTCTGCGCCTTGAGCGACTTCTTCTTGAGTTTTCGCCCTATGGCACCCATCGCCCACACCATCAGTGGCAGGACCAGAATGGTAAACAGCGTGAGTTGCCAACTTGTATAGACAAGCACACCGAGGTAGCAAACGATGAGAATGGGGTTCTTGATGAGCATCTCCAGCGATCCCGTGATGCTGTTTTCTATTTCTCCCACGTCGCCGCTCATTCGCGCTATGATGTCGCCTTTCCGTTCTTCGGAAAAGAAAGCGAGGGGCAGAGCGAGAATCTTGCGGTAGATTTCATTGCGAATGTCGCGCACGATACCCGTCCGCATGGGGACGATAATGGCAGCAGAGGCAAAGTAACTGCCTGTCTTGAGAAGAGTGGCTGTAATGAGAAAAAGACCGATGAGCAAAAGGGTTGTTCCTGCACCGTAAATAGCCATGAGTTGCTGAGTGTAGTAGTAGAGGTTGTTGATGGCTATGTCCTTGATGCTGCCGGTGCTGTCCCAGGGAATGAAGTTATAGTGCATGTTGTCCATGTTGAACAGCAACTGGAGCATGGGAATGAGCGACATGAACGAAAAGACATTCAGTATGGCAGAAAGCAGATTGAAGAACAGCGACCCTATGAGATATCGCTTGTATGGCGCCACAAAGCGCGACATGAGTTTGAAAAATTCCTTCACTATATAGGTATTTACGAGGAGGCCGGCATTTTCTTTCAAATCATCTTTGAGTGGCTGGCATCCTGATGTTTCTTATTTTCTGCCGAAGTCAGCGGGAATTTCCCCCCAGAGTTCGGTTTTCCATTTCACGATGGGTGTGTTGATGGTGTTGTAGGCAAGCCAATGTTCTGCACGCTCTATGAGTTGGAACAATTTGTCTGTACGACTGTTGCGTTGCAGGGTGGTCTTACATTTCCTGTTTTTCACCCATAGCATGGCATTGCGGCTGTCGCTGTAGATGGTCTTGTCGCTCTGTTGCTGTTTAAGCAGTGCCAAACCATGCACTATGGCAAGAAACTCACCGACGTTGTTTGTTCCGAAAACAGGACCGTAGTGGAATATCTCCTCTCCTGTGGCAAGGTCCACACCGCGATATTCCATTTTCCCGGGATTGCCCGAACAGGCGGCATCCACAGCGATGGCGCTCGCCGATACCTCTGGCGGAAGCGGGAGAACAGTGTCGTGGTGGTAATCGGGTGGATTGTCGGGCAGGGCAGTCGTTGACGTTCGTTTAGTTCCTTTCCTGCCATTGTATGTAGGTGGTGGCTCCTTGAAGGCGGTTTGTGCCGCGCTCTCACTTTCGAACGACTTGTATTTGGCACCGGCGAAGCCTGCAACTTGCTGTTTGCAAGTGTCCCAGTCGGTGTATATGCCGGGTTCGTGTCCCACCCACACCACATAGTATTTCTGCTTCGCTTTTTTCATAAAACCACTTTATTCCTCCTTGGTGTTGTTGCCGTCTTGTTTGTTGGGTAATGGCTGGCTGTTGCGCTCCCAGAAGATGCCGTCGGCAAGTCCTTGGATGCGTTTGTCGCTTTCTGCCATAATCAAGCGCTTTTCTGCCATAAAGCAGTAGTCCTCACTGATTTCCACACCACAAAAATGCCTGCCAAGTTTTTTGGCAACCACACTTGTCGTACCGCTTCCCAACAGGGGGTCGAACACCATGTCGCCGGGGTTGGACGAGGCGAGAATGAGTTTTGCTATGAGTTTTTCAGGCTTTTGAGTGGGGTGCTCCGTGTTTTCGGGCATCGACCAGAATGGCACACAGAGGTCGTCCCAGAAATTCGACGGATAGGTGTCGCGGAATTTTCCTTCATCCGTTTCATTCCAGTCTTTTGGCAGTCCGTCTTTGCGATAGGGTGCCAGCACCTTGCGTTTCATCTTCACGTCTGCTACGTTGAAGGTGTAATGACGCTTGTCTTTCACACCGAACCAAATGTCCTCCAGCGCATTCTTCCAGTTTCGCATGGCACCGCGCCCTTTCTCGCGCTGCCACGTTATGCGGTTGAGCAAGTGCAGTTCTTCTTCCATGGCGGCTTGCAATATGCCGGCAGAGCGCCAGTCGCCGCAAATGTAGAGCGACCCGTGGGGCTTGAGTTTACGACATACGGCAGGAAACCACGATTGCAGGTAGAAGGCGTAGTCTTCGTGCGACAGTGCATCGAACTTCATGCTGCCGAAATCCTTCGACAGGTTGTAGGGTGGGTCGATGATGACTAAATCGGCGAATTCATCGGGAAGTTTCTGCAAGGTGTCGAGCAAGTTGCCGTGTATGGTGCGGTCTGTGAAGTTGCTGCCTGAAATGTCTTTCGGAAGGAGCAGGCGCTGCCGCAGCAAAGGCTTTTCGGCTTCACTGACCTGAAGTGTTCGGTTTCTCGATGCTCTTGCCATGCTGATAAAGAAACAACACTTTACATACGTTCGGGCATCTCAATGCCAAGCAATCCCATTCCCAGTTTCACAACCTTTGCCACTTGTGCCGACAACACCAGGCGGAATGCACGCTTGTTCTGGTCGGTTTCCTTGAGAATGGTGAAGTCGTGGTAGAACTGGTTATACTCCTTCACGAGTTCGTAGCAGTAGTTGGCTATACCGCTCGGACTGAACGTATTGCCCGCATCTCTCACCACAGTTGCAAAGTCGCTCACATGCTGGATGATTTCTTCTTCTTTCAGGGATATTTCTGTATCAGCGGGAAGCGTTGCAGGCACGTCGATGCCCTGCGCTACCGCCTTGCGAAGTATACTGCGGATACGCGCGTAGGTGTATTGAATGAATGGTCCTGTGTTGCCGTTGAAGTCGATGCTCTCTTCTGGGTTGAAAAGCATGTTCTTGCGGGGGTCAACTTTCAGCAGGAAGTATTTCAGGGCGCCCATGCCGACAATGCGCGACACTTCTTGTTTTTCTGCTTCGTCCATGTCGTCGAACTTTCCCGCAGCGTCCACTGTGGCGCGCGCTTCAGCAATCATGCCTGCAATCAAGTCGTCGGCATCAACCACCGTGCCTTCCCGGCTCTTCATCTTGCCGTTGGGCAGTTCCACCATACCATAGGAGAAATGCATGAGGTCCTTGCCCCACTTGAAACCAAGGCGGTCGAGCAGGATGGAAAGCACCTGGAAATGGTAGTTCTGCTCATTACCTACCACATAAATCATCCGGTCGATAGGGAAGTCTTCATAGCGCATCTTGGCGGTGCCGATGTCCTGGGTCATGTAAACACTCGTGCCGTCTGCACGAAGCAGAAGTTTTTCGTCCAGACCGTCGCCGCTGAGGTCTGCCCAGACTGAGCCGTCTTCTTTGCGGAAGAAGAGCCCCTCTTCCAAACCGCGCTCCACGAGCGACTTGCCCTGAAGATAGGTATCGCTTTCATAATAGATTTTATCGAACGACACACCTAATGCCTTATAAGTCTCATCAAAACCGGCATAAACCCATGCGTTCATCTTTTGCCACAAATCCCTGACTTCTTTGTCGCCTTGTTCCCACTTCAGAAGCATTGCGCGAGCCTCCTGCATTAAAGGTGATTCTTTTTCAGCCCGTGCTTTTGCACTTTCGGCATCCATGCCTTCTGCTGTGAATTTTTCAGTGAGTTCAGCCACTTCTGCACGATAGTGCTTGTCGAAAGCCACATAATAGTCGCCAATAAGGTGATCTCCCTTCTTGCCGCTCGTGTCGGGTGTCTCTCCGTTGCCGTATTTCAGCCAGGCCAGCATAGATTTGCAGATGTGGATGCCGCGGTCGTTGACGATGTTGGTCTTTACCACTTTGTTGCCACAGGCCTCTGCTATTTGCGACACAGCCCAGCCCAGCAAGTTGTTTCTCACATGCCCAAGATGAAGTGGTTTGTTAGTGTTGGGAGAACTGTATTCTATCATTACCAAAGGAGCATCACTGCCAGCGGCAGTAATACCATACTTCGCGTCAGCAGCAATGTCGTTGAGCAAGGAAATCCATGCAGATGGAGAGATAACAAGGTTCAAAAAGCCTTTCACCACGTTAAAATCTGCCACCAAGCCCGTTTGTTCCTTCAGATAGTTGCCTATGTCTGTGCCCGTTTCCTCCGGCTTCTTGCGTGATAAGCGGAGGAAGGGGAATACTACGATGGTCAGATGACCCGTAAACTGGCGTTGGGTCTTCTGAAGTTGGATTTGATCAGTTGTAACTTCTGCCCCATAGAGTGTTTTGAG
Encoded here:
- a CDS encoding Rossmann-fold NAD(P)-binding domain-containing protein, whose product is METKISIINHSDILELKISPLRCLQWVEESFRRKYESQIPPKISLHPREWDFFNTMPCLLPNDIDRFSVKVVNRIEGEIPSLKSQILLYECSTGNLLAVLESSWITTMRTGAVAALSSRLFEKSDASVYGFVGLGNTARATALCLLSEKDSKTVTFKLLKYKDQAESFIERFSEYSNINFEIVDSAEEVVATSDVVFSSITSANGLLCPNDAYFKPGVLIVPIHTRGFQNCDLFFDKIYADDEGHVKGFKYFSKFLNFNELSRVLLGEAKGRENDEERILSYNIGLGMHDGWFATHIYDMIGKQAPTFKMEKIENKFWI
- a CDS encoding LicD family protein yields the protein MNTALKQHNKNHLRAAQLKELEILKAIDQVCRNNDIPYWLDSGTLLGAVRHGGFIPWDDDVDICIPLEDIPRFVEAAKKELPNHLFVQNKETDPTYNITYVKVRDNNSFIVEPDYDFQQPYHKGLFVDIFPTTDYPAISPKRIRKFAREYNKAYFILNRKHDYSMRSTAEFFYFGFRKLYFKLCWNLSYKFFGKGDKYGFIPSCSWFGNMHLKETIFPLKEIEFEGISLMCPNDNDTYLKDLFGDYMQLPPEEKRVGHSVFFTHDLSL
- the ispD gene encoding 2-C-methyl-D-erythritol 4-phosphate cytidylyltransferase, yielding MYIAIILAGGSGKRVGGERPKQFLEIEGRTILEHSIDAFENNGFIDKICIVSHPDFIDDTQAIINKNPLWQKVAGIVAGGKERYDSSVNGIRFCEKICDETGEKWCNIKVLFHDAARPFVSQHIINDVCHALQTHDAVNVTIPTPDTIIVADGTKMTAAPDRSTLRRVQTPQGFTYDIINDAYQRALSDHNFKATDDCTVVFRYRPDVEIALVEGEERNRKITYPEDLR
- a CDS encoding putative transporter, producing MDWFSQTLLSHSAIQAVIIICLICAIGLLLAKLRLRGISLGVTYVFFIGILAGALGNYFVPDKPLIDPNMLDYAESFGLVIFVYALGLQVGPGFFSAFRKGGTQLNMLSFGVVAVGTLMAMTFFWTGHFSLSEMMGILCGATTNTPALGAAQQALKHLGLNADASTAALACAVTYPLGLIGVIFALMLAQRPLKRIEPEQTKNDAEDEAFIASFEVLNPAIFGLTIAEVAQMDNNLFTVTRLWREGKVLLPQNDTVLQEGDRLLLITQENELKSLTVFFGKRDTTDWNKNDIDWNAIDSHLISERILITKPNINGKKLSSLNLRTRYGVNVSRVKRGDIQLVARPGLILRVGDRLTVVGQKDAIKRVSAELGNTVKTLDEPNMVAIFIGIVLGLLLGCVPLFPGMSYPVRLGLAGGPIVMGILIGAFGPRIHMVTYTTSSANLILRSLGLSMYLGCLGLDAGRDFLSVVMQPQALFWVLIALLITFVPIWIFAFVGVRFSKRNYATTAGMLCGAMANPIALSYVNDTTKGDKASIAYATVYPLAMFLRVIIAQIIVIMSC
- a CDS encoding LTA synthase family protein; its protein translation is MKSVPIKEWFLRMLSVVKKVSVSRLMMLAAFFLTTLVVFYIGKLLFAWQGLGLDWHEALRKGSEAWLHGFWLDVATTGYILLPIWLFLLITVWIGKSYPRLRKWILFVYLVIIALLTSAIIVGDTMLYPYWLFKIDATIFNYLGQPEGITNSVTPGTILMGIALWMMFLVVSLLIWSIPISIPVRVSKHRVADTVVLILVGGLIFLGIRGGVGRSTANVGMAYYCNDTKSNHAAVNPVFSLISSISKSENFSKHFQFFEEGERAKIFDGMGFNSSDTTTAANLLNTDRPNVLIILMEGMGAQFVDSLGGKAGVTPNIDRLSQEGVWFTNCYANSYRTDRGMVSTLSGHAGAPTVSVMRVQSKVNVLPGIAKTLRDAGYNTDFVYGGDINFTNMKGYLLQTGYQHTMGEEDFPLSVRRTHAWGVTDNIVFDTLYQHIVRQPQTLPWHISMLTLASHEPWGVPYDRIPDDKMANGMAYLDDCIGKFIDRFRQTPQWQNTVVVILPDHGILYPSGMTEDMPEKHRIPMLWIGGAVKGHTVIDKICNQSDMAATLLSQLRLPHEDFRFSRNIMSEKYQPCAFFTWASGIGCVAPDGTTVYDTSAKRVLLNTSATQENRMQRIRAYLQTVYKDLSENIPQQK
- a CDS encoding ABC transporter ATP-binding protein, with product MKEFFKLMSRFVAPYKRYLIGSLFFNLLSAILNVFSFMSLIPMLQLLFNMDNMHYNFIPWDSTGSIKDIAINNLYYYTQQLMAIYGAGTTLLLIGLFLITATLLKTGSYFASAAIIVPMRTGIVRDIRNEIYRKILALPLAFFSEERKGDIIARMSGDVGEIENSITGSLEMLIKNPILIVCYLGVLVYTSWQLTLFTILVLPLMVWAMGAIGRKLKKKSLKAQTKWSETMSQLEETLGGMRIIKAFTAEKKMEDRFNDVTDDYRRQMSRVQIRQVSAHPVSEFLGTVLIVIVLWYGGTLIFSGSKIIDAPTFIFYMVILYSIIQPLKDFSRASYNIPKGMASMERVNKILYTENPIKEVPEAEDIDGLHDKIEFRNVSFSYNGKTPVLSDVNLTVKRGETIALVGQSGSGKSTLVDLLPRYHDVVSGEILVDGKNVKGLKIASLRSIIGNVNQEAILFNDSFYNNITFGVENATMEQVVEAAKVANAHDFIMESEDGYNTNVGDRGCRLSGGQRQRISIARAILKNPDILILDEATSALDTESERLVQDALNHLMKTRTTIAIAHRLSTIKNANEICVLHEGRIVERGTHEALIAKDGYYKRLNDMQQL
- a CDS encoding ribonuclease H1 domain-containing protein, whose protein sequence is MKKAKQKYYVVWVGHEPGIYTDWDTCKQQVAGFAGAKYKSFESESAAQTAFKEPPPTYNGRKGTKRTSTTALPDNPPDYHHDTVLPLPPEVSASAIAVDAACSGNPGKMEYRGVDLATGEEIFHYGPVFGTNNVGEFLAIVHGLALLKQQQSDKTIYSDSRNAMLWVKNRKCKTTLQRNSRTDKLFQLIERAEHWLAYNTINTPIVKWKTELWGEIPADFGRK
- a CDS encoding DNA-methyltransferase; translation: MARASRNRTLQVSEAEKPLLRQRLLLPKDISGSNFTDRTIHGNLLDTLQKLPDEFADLVIIDPPYNLSKDFGSMKFDALSHEDYAFYLQSWFPAVCRKLKPHGSLYICGDWRSAGILQAAMEEELHLLNRITWQREKGRGAMRNWKNALEDIWFGVKDKRHYTFNVADVKMKRKVLAPYRKDGLPKDWNETDEGKFRDTYPSNFWDDLCVPFWSMPENTEHPTQKPEKLIAKLILASSNPGDMVFDPLLGSGTTSVVAKKLGRHFCGVEISEDYCFMAEKRLIMAESDKRIQGLADGIFWERNSQPLPNKQDGNNTKEE